A region of Vicugna pacos chromosome 7, VicPac4, whole genome shotgun sequence DNA encodes the following proteins:
- the FASTK gene encoding fas-activated serine/threonine kinase isoform X1 — MRRPRGEPGSRAPRPTEGATYAGPGEPWSPSPNSMLRVLLSAQASSARLSGLLLLPPVQPCCLGPSKWGDRPPGGGPHAGPVQGLQRLLEQARSPGELLRWLGQNPTKVRAHHYPVALRRLGQLLGSQPRPPPVEQATLQDLSQLIIRNCPSFDIHTIHVCLHLAVLLGFPSDGALVCALEQERRFRLPPKPPPPLQPVLRGGQTLEAALSCPHFLRHPQQHLIRSLAEARPEELTPHVMVLLAQHLARHRLREPRLLEAIAHFLVVQEAQLNSKVVQKLVLPFGRLNYLPLEQQFMPCLERILAREAGVAPLATVNILMSLCQLRCLPFRALHFVFSPGFISHVSGTPHALIVRRYLSLLDTAVELELPGYRGPRLPRRQQVPIFPQPLITDRARCKYSHKDIVAEGLRQLLGEEKYRQDLTVPPGYCTDFLLCVSSSGAVLPVRTQDPFLPYPPRSCPHTTRDPAQSRFLSRVVLMLRERWHYCRDGRVLLGSRALRERHLGLMGYQLLPLPFEELESQRGLPQLKSYLRQKLQALGLRWGPEGG, encoded by the exons ATGAGGAGGCCGCGGGGGGAGCCCGGCTCCCGGGCCCCGAGACCGACTGAGGGAGCAACCTACGCGGGGCCTGGGGAGCCAT GGTCTCCATCACCCAACTCCATGCTTCGAGTCCTGCTCTCTGCCCAGGCCTCCAGTGCTCGGCTGTCTGGCCTGCTGCTGCTCCCACCAGTACAGCCCTGCTGTCTGGGGCCCAGCAAGTGGGGGGACCGGCCTCCTGGAGGAGGCCCCCATGCAGGCCCTGTGCAGGGGCTGCAGCGGCTTCTGGAACAGGCGAGGAGCCCTGGGGAGCTGCTGCGCTGGCTGGGCCAGAACCCTACCAAGGTGCGCGCCCACCACTACCCTGTGGCACTTCGTCGTCTGGGCCAGCTCTTGGGGTCTCAGCCACGGCCCCCTCCTGTGGAGCAGGCCACACTGCAGGACTTGAGTCAGCTCATCATCCGAAACTGCCCCTCCTTTGACATTCACACCATCCACGTGTGTCTGCATCTTGCAGTCTTACTTG GCTTCCCTTCAGATGGGGCCCTGGTATGTGCCCTGGAGCAGGAGCGAAGGTTCCGCCTCCCTCCGAAGCCACCTCCCCCTCTGCAACCTGTCCTTCGTGGTGGGCAAACGTTGGAAGCTGCTCTGAGCTGCCCCCATTTCCTGCGGCATCCGCAGCAGCACCTCATCCGCAGCCTGGCAG AGGCCAGGCCAGAGGAACTGACTCCCCATGTGATGGTGCTCCTGGCCCAGCACCTGGCCCGCCACCGGTTGCGGGAACCCCGTCTCCTGGAAGCCATTGCCCACTTCCTGGTGGTCCAGGAAGCCCAGCTCAATAGCAAG GTGGTACAGAAGTTGGTCCTACCCTTTGGGCGGCTGAACTACTTGCCTCTGGAACAGCAGTTTATGCCCTGCCTTGAGAGGATCCTGGCTCGGGAAGCAGGGGTGGCCCCCCTGGCAACTGTCAACATCTTGATGTCACTGTGCCAGCTGCGGTGCCTGCCCTTCCGAGCCTTGCACTTTGTCTTCTCCCCAGGTTTCATCAGCCACGTCAGTG GCACCCCCCATGCCCTGATTGTGCGGCGCTACCTCTCCCTGCTAGACACGGCCGTGGAGCTGGAGCTCCCAGGATACCGGGGTCCCCGCCTTCCCCGAAGGCAGCAAGTGCCCATATTCCCCCAGCCTCTCATCACCGACCGTGCCCGCTGCAAGTACAG TCACAAGGATATAGTGGCAGAGGGACTGCGCCAGCTCCTGGGGGAGGAGAAGTATCGGCAGGACCTGACCGTGCCTCCAGGCTACTGCACAG ACTTCCTGCTGTGTGTCAGCAGCTCTGGTGCTGTGCTTCCTGTGAGAACCCAGGACCCCTTCCTACCATATCCTCCCAGGTCCTGTCCCCACACAACCCGTGACCCTGCCCAAAG TCGCTTCCTCTCTAGAGTGGTGCTGATGCTGCGGGAACGCTGGCATTACTGCAGGGACGGCAGAGTGCTGCTGGGCTCCCGGGCCCTGCGGGAGCGGCACCTGGGTCTGATGGGCTACCAGCTCCTGCCG CTACCCTTCGAGGAACTGGAGTCACAGAGAGGTCTGCCCCAGCTCAAGAGCTACCTGAGGCAGAAGCTCCAGGCCTTGGGCCTCCGCTGGGGGCCTGAAGGGGGTTGA
- the FASTK gene encoding fas-activated serine/threonine kinase isoform X3 — protein sequence MRRPRGEPGSRAPRPTEGATYAGPGEPWSPSPNSMLRVLLSAQASSARLSGLLLLPPVQPCCLGPSKWGDRPPGGGPHAGPVQGLQRLLEQARSPGELLRWLGQNPTKVRAHHYPVALRRLGQLLGSQPRPPPVEQATLQDLSQLIIRNCPSFDIHTIHVCLHLAVLLGFPSDGALVCALEQERRFRLPPKPPPPLQPVLRGGQTLEAALSCPHFLRHPQQHLIRSLAEARPEELTPHVMVLLAQHLARHRLREPRLLEAIAHFLVVQEAQLNSKVVQKLVLPFGRLNYLPLEQQFMPCLERILAREAGVAPLATVNILMSLCQLRCLPFRALHFVFSPGFISHVSDTAVELELPGYRGPRLPRRQQVPIFPQPLITDRARCKYSHKDIVAEGLRQLLGEEKYRQDLTVPPGYCTDFLLCVSSSGAVLPVRTQDPFLPYPPRSCPHTTRDPAQSRFLSRVVLMLRERWHYCRDGRVLLGSRALRERHLGLMGYQLLPLPFEELESQRGLPQLKSYLRQKLQALGLRWGPEGG from the exons ATGAGGAGGCCGCGGGGGGAGCCCGGCTCCCGGGCCCCGAGACCGACTGAGGGAGCAACCTACGCGGGGCCTGGGGAGCCAT GGTCTCCATCACCCAACTCCATGCTTCGAGTCCTGCTCTCTGCCCAGGCCTCCAGTGCTCGGCTGTCTGGCCTGCTGCTGCTCCCACCAGTACAGCCCTGCTGTCTGGGGCCCAGCAAGTGGGGGGACCGGCCTCCTGGAGGAGGCCCCCATGCAGGCCCTGTGCAGGGGCTGCAGCGGCTTCTGGAACAGGCGAGGAGCCCTGGGGAGCTGCTGCGCTGGCTGGGCCAGAACCCTACCAAGGTGCGCGCCCACCACTACCCTGTGGCACTTCGTCGTCTGGGCCAGCTCTTGGGGTCTCAGCCACGGCCCCCTCCTGTGGAGCAGGCCACACTGCAGGACTTGAGTCAGCTCATCATCCGAAACTGCCCCTCCTTTGACATTCACACCATCCACGTGTGTCTGCATCTTGCAGTCTTACTTG GCTTCCCTTCAGATGGGGCCCTGGTATGTGCCCTGGAGCAGGAGCGAAGGTTCCGCCTCCCTCCGAAGCCACCTCCCCCTCTGCAACCTGTCCTTCGTGGTGGGCAAACGTTGGAAGCTGCTCTGAGCTGCCCCCATTTCCTGCGGCATCCGCAGCAGCACCTCATCCGCAGCCTGGCAG AGGCCAGGCCAGAGGAACTGACTCCCCATGTGATGGTGCTCCTGGCCCAGCACCTGGCCCGCCACCGGTTGCGGGAACCCCGTCTCCTGGAAGCCATTGCCCACTTCCTGGTGGTCCAGGAAGCCCAGCTCAATAGCAAG GTGGTACAGAAGTTGGTCCTACCCTTTGGGCGGCTGAACTACTTGCCTCTGGAACAGCAGTTTATGCCCTGCCTTGAGAGGATCCTGGCTCGGGAAGCAGGGGTGGCCCCCCTGGCAACTGTCAACATCTTGATGTCACTGTGCCAGCTGCGGTGCCTGCCCTTCCGAGCCTTGCACTTTGTCTTCTCCCCAGGTTTCATCAGCCACGTCAGTG ACACGGCCGTGGAGCTGGAGCTCCCAGGATACCGGGGTCCCCGCCTTCCCCGAAGGCAGCAAGTGCCCATATTCCCCCAGCCTCTCATCACCGACCGTGCCCGCTGCAAGTACAG TCACAAGGATATAGTGGCAGAGGGACTGCGCCAGCTCCTGGGGGAGGAGAAGTATCGGCAGGACCTGACCGTGCCTCCAGGCTACTGCACAG ACTTCCTGCTGTGTGTCAGCAGCTCTGGTGCTGTGCTTCCTGTGAGAACCCAGGACCCCTTCCTACCATATCCTCCCAGGTCCTGTCCCCACACAACCCGTGACCCTGCCCAAAG TCGCTTCCTCTCTAGAGTGGTGCTGATGCTGCGGGAACGCTGGCATTACTGCAGGGACGGCAGAGTGCTGCTGGGCTCCCGGGCCCTGCGGGAGCGGCACCTGGGTCTGATGGGCTACCAGCTCCTGCCG CTACCCTTCGAGGAACTGGAGTCACAGAGAGGTCTGCCCCAGCTCAAGAGCTACCTGAGGCAGAAGCTCCAGGCCTTGGGCCTCCGCTGGGGGCCTGAAGGGGGTTGA
- the FASTK gene encoding fas-activated serine/threonine kinase isoform X6, with product MRRPRGEPGSRAPRPTEGATYAGPGEPCFPSDGALVCALEQERRFRLPPKPPPPLQPVLRGGQTLEAALSCPHFLRHPQQHLIRSLAEARPEELTPHVMVLLAQHLARHRLREPRLLEAIAHFLVVQEAQLNSKVVQKLVLPFGRLNYLPLEQQFMPCLERILAREAGVAPLATVNILMSLCQLRCLPFRALHFVFSPGFISHVSGTPHALIVRRYLSLLDTAVELELPGYRGPRLPRRQQVPIFPQPLITDRARCKYSHKDIVAEGLRQLLGEEKYRQDLTVPPGYCTDFLLCVSSSGAVLPVRTQDPFLPYPPRSCPHTTRDPAQSRFLSRVVLMLRERWHYCRDGRVLLGSRALRERHLGLMGYQLLPLPFEELESQRGLPQLKSYLRQKLQALGLRWGPEGG from the exons ATGAGGAGGCCGCGGGGGGAGCCCGGCTCCCGGGCCCCGAGACCGACTGAGGGAGCAACCTACGCGGGGCCTGGGGAGCCAT GCTTCCCTTCAGATGGGGCCCTGGTATGTGCCCTGGAGCAGGAGCGAAGGTTCCGCCTCCCTCCGAAGCCACCTCCCCCTCTGCAACCTGTCCTTCGTGGTGGGCAAACGTTGGAAGCTGCTCTGAGCTGCCCCCATTTCCTGCGGCATCCGCAGCAGCACCTCATCCGCAGCCTGGCAG AGGCCAGGCCAGAGGAACTGACTCCCCATGTGATGGTGCTCCTGGCCCAGCACCTGGCCCGCCACCGGTTGCGGGAACCCCGTCTCCTGGAAGCCATTGCCCACTTCCTGGTGGTCCAGGAAGCCCAGCTCAATAGCAAG GTGGTACAGAAGTTGGTCCTACCCTTTGGGCGGCTGAACTACTTGCCTCTGGAACAGCAGTTTATGCCCTGCCTTGAGAGGATCCTGGCTCGGGAAGCAGGGGTGGCCCCCCTGGCAACTGTCAACATCTTGATGTCACTGTGCCAGCTGCGGTGCCTGCCCTTCCGAGCCTTGCACTTTGTCTTCTCCCCAGGTTTCATCAGCCACGTCAGTG GCACCCCCCATGCCCTGATTGTGCGGCGCTACCTCTCCCTGCTAGACACGGCCGTGGAGCTGGAGCTCCCAGGATACCGGGGTCCCCGCCTTCCCCGAAGGCAGCAAGTGCCCATATTCCCCCAGCCTCTCATCACCGACCGTGCCCGCTGCAAGTACAG TCACAAGGATATAGTGGCAGAGGGACTGCGCCAGCTCCTGGGGGAGGAGAAGTATCGGCAGGACCTGACCGTGCCTCCAGGCTACTGCACAG ACTTCCTGCTGTGTGTCAGCAGCTCTGGTGCTGTGCTTCCTGTGAGAACCCAGGACCCCTTCCTACCATATCCTCCCAGGTCCTGTCCCCACACAACCCGTGACCCTGCCCAAAG TCGCTTCCTCTCTAGAGTGGTGCTGATGCTGCGGGAACGCTGGCATTACTGCAGGGACGGCAGAGTGCTGCTGGGCTCCCGGGCCCTGCGGGAGCGGCACCTGGGTCTGATGGGCTACCAGCTCCTGCCG CTACCCTTCGAGGAACTGGAGTCACAGAGAGGTCTGCCCCAGCTCAAGAGCTACCTGAGGCAGAAGCTCCAGGCCTTGGGCCTCCGCTGGGGGCCTGAAGGGGGTTGA
- the FASTK gene encoding fas-activated serine/threonine kinase isoform X5: protein MVSITQLHASSPALCPGLQCSAVWPAAAPTSTALLSGAQQVGGPASWRRPPCRPCAGAAAASGTGEEPWGAAALAGPEPYQGFPSDGALVCALEQERRFRLPPKPPPPLQPVLRGGQTLEAALSCPHFLRHPQQHLIRSLAEARPEELTPHVMVLLAQHLARHRLREPRLLEAIAHFLVVQEAQLNSKVVQKLVLPFGRLNYLPLEQQFMPCLERILAREAGVAPLATVNILMSLCQLRCLPFRALHFVFSPGFISHVSGTPHALIVRRYLSLLDTAVELELPGYRGPRLPRRQQVPIFPQPLITDRARCKYSHKDIVAEGLRQLLGEEKYRQDLTVPPGYCTDFLLCVSSSGAVLPVRTQDPFLPYPPRSCPHTTRDPAQSRFLSRVVLMLRERWHYCRDGRVLLGSRALRERHLGLMGYQLLPLPFEELESQRGLPQLKSYLRQKLQALGLRWGPEGG, encoded by the exons AT GGTCTCCATCACCCAACTCCATGCTTCGAGTCCTGCTCTCTGCCCAGGCCTCCAGTGCTCGGCTGTCTGGCCTGCTGCTGCTCCCACCAGTACAGCCCTGCTGTCTGGGGCCCAGCAAGTGGGGGGACCGGCCTCCTGGAGGAGGCCCCCATGCAGGCCCTGTGCAGGGGCTGCAGCGGCTTCTGGAACAGGCGAGGAGCCCTGGGGAGCTGCTGCGCTGGCTGGGCCAGAACCCTACCAAG GCTTCCCTTCAGATGGGGCCCTGGTATGTGCCCTGGAGCAGGAGCGAAGGTTCCGCCTCCCTCCGAAGCCACCTCCCCCTCTGCAACCTGTCCTTCGTGGTGGGCAAACGTTGGAAGCTGCTCTGAGCTGCCCCCATTTCCTGCGGCATCCGCAGCAGCACCTCATCCGCAGCCTGGCAG AGGCCAGGCCAGAGGAACTGACTCCCCATGTGATGGTGCTCCTGGCCCAGCACCTGGCCCGCCACCGGTTGCGGGAACCCCGTCTCCTGGAAGCCATTGCCCACTTCCTGGTGGTCCAGGAAGCCCAGCTCAATAGCAAG GTGGTACAGAAGTTGGTCCTACCCTTTGGGCGGCTGAACTACTTGCCTCTGGAACAGCAGTTTATGCCCTGCCTTGAGAGGATCCTGGCTCGGGAAGCAGGGGTGGCCCCCCTGGCAACTGTCAACATCTTGATGTCACTGTGCCAGCTGCGGTGCCTGCCCTTCCGAGCCTTGCACTTTGTCTTCTCCCCAGGTTTCATCAGCCACGTCAGTG GCACCCCCCATGCCCTGATTGTGCGGCGCTACCTCTCCCTGCTAGACACGGCCGTGGAGCTGGAGCTCCCAGGATACCGGGGTCCCCGCCTTCCCCGAAGGCAGCAAGTGCCCATATTCCCCCAGCCTCTCATCACCGACCGTGCCCGCTGCAAGTACAG TCACAAGGATATAGTGGCAGAGGGACTGCGCCAGCTCCTGGGGGAGGAGAAGTATCGGCAGGACCTGACCGTGCCTCCAGGCTACTGCACAG ACTTCCTGCTGTGTGTCAGCAGCTCTGGTGCTGTGCTTCCTGTGAGAACCCAGGACCCCTTCCTACCATATCCTCCCAGGTCCTGTCCCCACACAACCCGTGACCCTGCCCAAAG TCGCTTCCTCTCTAGAGTGGTGCTGATGCTGCGGGAACGCTGGCATTACTGCAGGGACGGCAGAGTGCTGCTGGGCTCCCGGGCCCTGCGGGAGCGGCACCTGGGTCTGATGGGCTACCAGCTCCTGCCG CTACCCTTCGAGGAACTGGAGTCACAGAGAGGTCTGCCCCAGCTCAAGAGCTACCTGAGGCAGAAGCTCCAGGCCTTGGGCCTCCGCTGGGGGCCTGAAGGGGGTTGA
- the FASTK gene encoding fas-activated serine/threonine kinase isoform X2 — MRRPRGEPGSRAPRPTEGATYAGPGEPWSPSPNSMLRVLLSAQASSARLSGLLLLPPVQPCCLGPSKWGDRPPGGGPHAGPVQGLQRLLEQARSPGELLRWLGQNPTKVRAHHYPVALRRLGQLLGSQPRPPPVEQATLQDLSQLIIRNCPSFDIHTIHVCLHLAVLLGFPSDGALVCALEQERRFRLPPKPPPPLQPVLRGGQTLEAALSCPHFLRHPQQHLIRSLAEARPEELTPHVMVLLAQHLARHRLREPRLLEAIAHFLVVQEAQLNSKVVQKLVLPFGRLNYLPLEQQFMPCLERILAREAGVAPLATVNILMSLCQLRCLPFRALHFVFSPGFISHVSGTPHALIVRRYLSLLDTAVELELPGYRGPRLPRRQQVPIFPQPLITDRARCKYSHKDIVAEGLRQLLGEEKYRQDLTVPPGYCTDFLLCVSSSGAVLPVRTQDPFLPYPPRSCPHTTRDPAQRVVLMLRERWHYCRDGRVLLGSRALRERHLGLMGYQLLPLPFEELESQRGLPQLKSYLRQKLQALGLRWGPEGG; from the exons ATGAGGAGGCCGCGGGGGGAGCCCGGCTCCCGGGCCCCGAGACCGACTGAGGGAGCAACCTACGCGGGGCCTGGGGAGCCAT GGTCTCCATCACCCAACTCCATGCTTCGAGTCCTGCTCTCTGCCCAGGCCTCCAGTGCTCGGCTGTCTGGCCTGCTGCTGCTCCCACCAGTACAGCCCTGCTGTCTGGGGCCCAGCAAGTGGGGGGACCGGCCTCCTGGAGGAGGCCCCCATGCAGGCCCTGTGCAGGGGCTGCAGCGGCTTCTGGAACAGGCGAGGAGCCCTGGGGAGCTGCTGCGCTGGCTGGGCCAGAACCCTACCAAGGTGCGCGCCCACCACTACCCTGTGGCACTTCGTCGTCTGGGCCAGCTCTTGGGGTCTCAGCCACGGCCCCCTCCTGTGGAGCAGGCCACACTGCAGGACTTGAGTCAGCTCATCATCCGAAACTGCCCCTCCTTTGACATTCACACCATCCACGTGTGTCTGCATCTTGCAGTCTTACTTG GCTTCCCTTCAGATGGGGCCCTGGTATGTGCCCTGGAGCAGGAGCGAAGGTTCCGCCTCCCTCCGAAGCCACCTCCCCCTCTGCAACCTGTCCTTCGTGGTGGGCAAACGTTGGAAGCTGCTCTGAGCTGCCCCCATTTCCTGCGGCATCCGCAGCAGCACCTCATCCGCAGCCTGGCAG AGGCCAGGCCAGAGGAACTGACTCCCCATGTGATGGTGCTCCTGGCCCAGCACCTGGCCCGCCACCGGTTGCGGGAACCCCGTCTCCTGGAAGCCATTGCCCACTTCCTGGTGGTCCAGGAAGCCCAGCTCAATAGCAAG GTGGTACAGAAGTTGGTCCTACCCTTTGGGCGGCTGAACTACTTGCCTCTGGAACAGCAGTTTATGCCCTGCCTTGAGAGGATCCTGGCTCGGGAAGCAGGGGTGGCCCCCCTGGCAACTGTCAACATCTTGATGTCACTGTGCCAGCTGCGGTGCCTGCCCTTCCGAGCCTTGCACTTTGTCTTCTCCCCAGGTTTCATCAGCCACGTCAGTG GCACCCCCCATGCCCTGATTGTGCGGCGCTACCTCTCCCTGCTAGACACGGCCGTGGAGCTGGAGCTCCCAGGATACCGGGGTCCCCGCCTTCCCCGAAGGCAGCAAGTGCCCATATTCCCCCAGCCTCTCATCACCGACCGTGCCCGCTGCAAGTACAG TCACAAGGATATAGTGGCAGAGGGACTGCGCCAGCTCCTGGGGGAGGAGAAGTATCGGCAGGACCTGACCGTGCCTCCAGGCTACTGCACAG ACTTCCTGCTGTGTGTCAGCAGCTCTGGTGCTGTGCTTCCTGTGAGAACCCAGGACCCCTTCCTACCATATCCTCCCAGGTCCTGTCCCCACACAACCCGTGACCCTGCCCAAAG AGTGGTGCTGATGCTGCGGGAACGCTGGCATTACTGCAGGGACGGCAGAGTGCTGCTGGGCTCCCGGGCCCTGCGGGAGCGGCACCTGGGTCTGATGGGCTACCAGCTCCTGCCG CTACCCTTCGAGGAACTGGAGTCACAGAGAGGTCTGCCCCAGCTCAAGAGCTACCTGAGGCAGAAGCTCCAGGCCTTGGGCCTCCGCTGGGGGCCTGAAGGGGGTTGA
- the FASTK gene encoding fas-activated serine/threonine kinase isoform X7 — protein MRRPRGEPGSRAPRPTEGATYAGPGEPCFPSDGALVCALEQERRFRLPPKPPPPLQPVLRGGQTLEAALSCPHFLRHPQQHLIRSLAEARPEELTPHVMVLLAQHLARHRLREPRLLEAIAHFLVVQEAQLNSKVVQKLVLPFGRLNYLPLEQQFMPCLERILAREAGVAPLATVNILMSLCQLRCLPFRALHFVFSPGFISHVSGTPHALIVRRYLSLLDTAVELELPGYRGPRLPRRQQVPIFPQPLITDRARCKYSHKDIVAEGLRQLLGEEKYRQDLTVPPGYCTDFLLCVSSSGAVLPVRTQDPFLPYPPRSCPHTTRDPAQRVVLMLRERWHYCRDGRVLLGSRALRERHLGLMGYQLLPLPFEELESQRGLPQLKSYLRQKLQALGLRWGPEGG, from the exons ATGAGGAGGCCGCGGGGGGAGCCCGGCTCCCGGGCCCCGAGACCGACTGAGGGAGCAACCTACGCGGGGCCTGGGGAGCCAT GCTTCCCTTCAGATGGGGCCCTGGTATGTGCCCTGGAGCAGGAGCGAAGGTTCCGCCTCCCTCCGAAGCCACCTCCCCCTCTGCAACCTGTCCTTCGTGGTGGGCAAACGTTGGAAGCTGCTCTGAGCTGCCCCCATTTCCTGCGGCATCCGCAGCAGCACCTCATCCGCAGCCTGGCAG AGGCCAGGCCAGAGGAACTGACTCCCCATGTGATGGTGCTCCTGGCCCAGCACCTGGCCCGCCACCGGTTGCGGGAACCCCGTCTCCTGGAAGCCATTGCCCACTTCCTGGTGGTCCAGGAAGCCCAGCTCAATAGCAAG GTGGTACAGAAGTTGGTCCTACCCTTTGGGCGGCTGAACTACTTGCCTCTGGAACAGCAGTTTATGCCCTGCCTTGAGAGGATCCTGGCTCGGGAAGCAGGGGTGGCCCCCCTGGCAACTGTCAACATCTTGATGTCACTGTGCCAGCTGCGGTGCCTGCCCTTCCGAGCCTTGCACTTTGTCTTCTCCCCAGGTTTCATCAGCCACGTCAGTG GCACCCCCCATGCCCTGATTGTGCGGCGCTACCTCTCCCTGCTAGACACGGCCGTGGAGCTGGAGCTCCCAGGATACCGGGGTCCCCGCCTTCCCCGAAGGCAGCAAGTGCCCATATTCCCCCAGCCTCTCATCACCGACCGTGCCCGCTGCAAGTACAG TCACAAGGATATAGTGGCAGAGGGACTGCGCCAGCTCCTGGGGGAGGAGAAGTATCGGCAGGACCTGACCGTGCCTCCAGGCTACTGCACAG ACTTCCTGCTGTGTGTCAGCAGCTCTGGTGCTGTGCTTCCTGTGAGAACCCAGGACCCCTTCCTACCATATCCTCCCAGGTCCTGTCCCCACACAACCCGTGACCCTGCCCAAAG AGTGGTGCTGATGCTGCGGGAACGCTGGCATTACTGCAGGGACGGCAGAGTGCTGCTGGGCTCCCGGGCCCTGCGGGAGCGGCACCTGGGTCTGATGGGCTACCAGCTCCTGCCG CTACCCTTCGAGGAACTGGAGTCACAGAGAGGTCTGCCCCAGCTCAAGAGCTACCTGAGGCAGAAGCTCCAGGCCTTGGGCCTCCGCTGGGGGCCTGAAGGGGGTTGA
- the FASTK gene encoding fas-activated serine/threonine kinase isoform X4, with protein MLRVLLSAQASSARLSGLLLLPPVQPCCLGPSKWGDRPPGGGPHAGPVQGLQRLLEQARSPGELLRWLGQNPTKVRAHHYPVALRRLGQLLGSQPRPPPVEQATLQDLSQLIIRNCPSFDIHTIHVCLHLAVLLGFPSDGALVCALEQERRFRLPPKPPPPLQPVLRGGQTLEAALSCPHFLRHPQQHLIRSLAEARPEELTPHVMVLLAQHLARHRLREPRLLEAIAHFLVVQEAQLNSKVVQKLVLPFGRLNYLPLEQQFMPCLERILAREAGVAPLATVNILMSLCQLRCLPFRALHFVFSPGFISHVSGTPHALIVRRYLSLLDTAVELELPGYRGPRLPRRQQVPIFPQPLITDRARCKYSHKDIVAEGLRQLLGEEKYRQDLTVPPGYCTDFLLCVSSSGAVLPVRTQDPFLPYPPRSCPHTTRDPAQSRFLSRVVLMLRERWHYCRDGRVLLGSRALRERHLGLMGYQLLPLPFEELESQRGLPQLKSYLRQKLQALGLRWGPEGG; from the exons ATGCTTCGAGTCCTGCTCTCTGCCCAGGCCTCCAGTGCTCGGCTGTCTGGCCTGCTGCTGCTCCCACCAGTACAGCCCTGCTGTCTGGGGCCCAGCAAGTGGGGGGACCGGCCTCCTGGAGGAGGCCCCCATGCAGGCCCTGTGCAGGGGCTGCAGCGGCTTCTGGAACAGGCGAGGAGCCCTGGGGAGCTGCTGCGCTGGCTGGGCCAGAACCCTACCAAGGTGCGCGCCCACCACTACCCTGTGGCACTTCGTCGTCTGGGCCAGCTCTTGGGGTCTCAGCCACGGCCCCCTCCTGTGGAGCAGGCCACACTGCAGGACTTGAGTCAGCTCATCATCCGAAACTGCCCCTCCTTTGACATTCACACCATCCACGTGTGTCTGCATCTTGCAGTCTTACTTG GCTTCCCTTCAGATGGGGCCCTGGTATGTGCCCTGGAGCAGGAGCGAAGGTTCCGCCTCCCTCCGAAGCCACCTCCCCCTCTGCAACCTGTCCTTCGTGGTGGGCAAACGTTGGAAGCTGCTCTGAGCTGCCCCCATTTCCTGCGGCATCCGCAGCAGCACCTCATCCGCAGCCTGGCAG AGGCCAGGCCAGAGGAACTGACTCCCCATGTGATGGTGCTCCTGGCCCAGCACCTGGCCCGCCACCGGTTGCGGGAACCCCGTCTCCTGGAAGCCATTGCCCACTTCCTGGTGGTCCAGGAAGCCCAGCTCAATAGCAAG GTGGTACAGAAGTTGGTCCTACCCTTTGGGCGGCTGAACTACTTGCCTCTGGAACAGCAGTTTATGCCCTGCCTTGAGAGGATCCTGGCTCGGGAAGCAGGGGTGGCCCCCCTGGCAACTGTCAACATCTTGATGTCACTGTGCCAGCTGCGGTGCCTGCCCTTCCGAGCCTTGCACTTTGTCTTCTCCCCAGGTTTCATCAGCCACGTCAGTG GCACCCCCCATGCCCTGATTGTGCGGCGCTACCTCTCCCTGCTAGACACGGCCGTGGAGCTGGAGCTCCCAGGATACCGGGGTCCCCGCCTTCCCCGAAGGCAGCAAGTGCCCATATTCCCCCAGCCTCTCATCACCGACCGTGCCCGCTGCAAGTACAG TCACAAGGATATAGTGGCAGAGGGACTGCGCCAGCTCCTGGGGGAGGAGAAGTATCGGCAGGACCTGACCGTGCCTCCAGGCTACTGCACAG ACTTCCTGCTGTGTGTCAGCAGCTCTGGTGCTGTGCTTCCTGTGAGAACCCAGGACCCCTTCCTACCATATCCTCCCAGGTCCTGTCCCCACACAACCCGTGACCCTGCCCAAAG TCGCTTCCTCTCTAGAGTGGTGCTGATGCTGCGGGAACGCTGGCATTACTGCAGGGACGGCAGAGTGCTGCTGGGCTCCCGGGCCCTGCGGGAGCGGCACCTGGGTCTGATGGGCTACCAGCTCCTGCCG CTACCCTTCGAGGAACTGGAGTCACAGAGAGGTCTGCCCCAGCTCAAGAGCTACCTGAGGCAGAAGCTCCAGGCCTTGGGCCTCCGCTGGGGGCCTGAAGGGGGTTGA